The Streptomyces sp. SS1-1 genome has a segment encoding these proteins:
- a CDS encoding metallophosphoesterase family protein, whose product MTSTAARTGRLLAVSDLHIGYDENRALVEAMRPGSDDDWLLVAGDVAETVADVTWALKTLAGRFRQVVWVPGNHELWTHPKDSVTLRGAARYDHLVEVCRDLGVLTPEDPYPVWDGPGGPVAVAPLFLLYDYSFLPAGCATKEEGLTYAHGTGVVCTDEYLLHPDPYPTRDAWCAARVAATERRLAALPEDLPTVLVNHWPLHRHPTDVLWYPEFAMWCGTALTDDWHRRFRVEAMVYGHLHIPRTTWHEGVRFEEVSVGYPREWRRRPEPPGRLRNVLPHDTTKDTAR is encoded by the coding sequence GTGACGTCGACGGCCGCGCGGACCGGGCGGCTGCTGGCCGTCAGCGACCTGCACATCGGGTACGACGAGAACCGCGCCCTCGTGGAGGCGATGCGCCCCGGCTCCGACGACGACTGGCTGCTCGTGGCCGGTGACGTGGCCGAGACCGTCGCCGACGTCACGTGGGCGCTCAAGACCCTCGCCGGCCGCTTCCGCCAGGTCGTCTGGGTCCCCGGCAACCACGAGCTGTGGACCCACCCCAAGGACTCCGTCACCCTGCGCGGCGCCGCCCGCTACGACCATCTGGTCGAGGTGTGCCGGGACCTCGGCGTGCTCACCCCTGAGGATCCCTACCCCGTGTGGGACGGCCCCGGCGGCCCGGTCGCCGTCGCCCCGCTCTTCCTCCTCTACGACTACTCCTTCCTCCCCGCGGGCTGCGCCACCAAGGAGGAGGGCCTCACATACGCGCACGGGACCGGCGTCGTCTGCACCGACGAGTACCTGCTGCACCCCGACCCGTACCCGACCCGCGACGCCTGGTGCGCGGCCCGGGTCGCCGCCACCGAGCGCCGGCTCGCCGCCCTCCCCGAGGACCTGCCCACCGTCCTCGTCAACCACTGGCCGCTGCACCGGCACCCGACCGACGTGCTCTGGTACCCCGAGTTCGCGATGTGGTGCGGCACCGCCCTGACCGACGACTGGCACCGCCGCTTCCGCGTCGAGGCCATGGTGTACGGCCACCTCCACATCCCGCGGACCACCTGGCACGAAGGCGTCCGCTTCGAGGAGGTCTCCGTCGGCTACCCCCGCGAATGGCGCCGGCGCCCGGAACCCCCGGGCCGCCTGCGGAACGTGCTGCCCCACGACACCACGAAGGACACCGCCCGTTGA
- a CDS encoding DeoR/GlpR family DNA-binding transcription regulator: MLAERRHQLILRALRSGGPAAVTDLSEQLGVSPATIRRDLVKLEEDGLLTRVHGGAVADEGDQPFAEVAGVRVPEKDAIAAYAAALVEDGQSVLLDIGTTAFRLARQLHGRRLTVITSNLVVYEELADDEGIELVLLGGMVRREYRSLVGFLTEDNLRQLHADWVFLGTSGVRPGGQVMDTTVVEVPVKRAMIKAGAKVVLLADAAKFPGHGMAKVCGPEDLDVVVTNAPVDTATRTSFEEAGVEVVVAGKVQT, encoded by the coding sequence GTGCTGGCAGAACGACGACACCAACTCATCCTGCGGGCCCTGCGCTCCGGCGGGCCCGCGGCCGTCACCGACCTCTCCGAGCAGCTGGGCGTCAGCCCCGCCACGATCAGGCGCGACCTGGTCAAGCTGGAGGAGGACGGACTCCTCACCCGGGTGCACGGCGGCGCCGTGGCCGACGAGGGCGACCAGCCCTTCGCCGAGGTCGCCGGGGTACGGGTGCCCGAGAAGGACGCCATAGCGGCGTACGCCGCCGCGCTGGTCGAGGACGGCCAGTCGGTGCTGCTGGACATCGGCACCACGGCCTTCAGGCTGGCCCGGCAGCTGCACGGCCGCCGGCTCACCGTGATCACCAGCAACCTGGTGGTCTACGAGGAACTCGCCGACGACGAGGGCATCGAACTGGTGCTGCTCGGCGGCATGGTGCGCCGCGAGTACCGCTCCCTGGTCGGCTTCCTCACCGAGGACAACCTGCGCCAGCTGCACGCCGACTGGGTCTTCCTCGGCACCAGCGGAGTGCGGCCGGGCGGGCAGGTGATGGACACGACGGTCGTCGAGGTACCGGTGAAACGGGCCATGATCAAGGCCGGCGCCAAGGTCGTCCTGCTCGCGGACGCGGCGAAGTTCCCCGGCCACGGCATGGCCAAGGTGTGCGGTCCCGAGGACCTGGACGTGGTGGTGACGAACGCGCCGGTCGACACGGCGACACGGACCTCCTTCGAGGAGGCCGGCGTCGAGGTCGTCGTGGCGGGAAAGGTGCAGACGTGA
- a CDS encoding 6-phospho-beta-glucosidase: MRLTILGGGGFRVPLVYGALLTDHAEGRVTRVVLHDLDAGRLDAVTRVLAEQAAGVPDAPEVTATTDLDEALRGADFVFSAIRVGGLQGRADDERVALAEGVLGQETVGAGGIAYGLRTVPVAEDIARRVARLAPDAWVINFTNPAGLVTEAMSRHLGDRVIGICDSPVGLGRRIARVLGVNNPAEAWIDYVGLNHLGWVRGLRVAGRDELPRLLADPELLGSFEEGKLFGTDWLRSLGAIPNEYLHYYYFNREAVRAYQEAERTRGAFLRDQQAGFYDRLRDPDAPALEIWDRTRAEREATYMSENRETAGAGERDADDLSGGYEKVALALMRAIARDERTTLILNVRNRHTLSVLDTDAVIEVPCLVDANGAHPVAVAPLPDHATGLVCSVKAVEREVLAAAESGSRTTAVKAFALHPLVDSVGVARRLVEGYTSVHPGLAYLT, from the coding sequence GTGAGGCTGACGATTCTCGGCGGCGGAGGATTCCGCGTACCGCTCGTGTACGGCGCGCTCCTGACGGACCACGCCGAGGGCCGGGTGACCCGGGTCGTGCTGCACGACCTGGACGCCGGCCGGCTCGACGCCGTGACCCGGGTGCTCGCCGAGCAGGCCGCCGGGGTGCCCGACGCCCCCGAGGTCACCGCCACCACCGACCTCGACGAGGCCCTGCGCGGCGCCGACTTCGTGTTCTCCGCGATCCGCGTCGGCGGCCTCCAGGGCCGGGCCGACGACGAACGGGTCGCGCTCGCCGAGGGCGTCCTCGGCCAGGAGACCGTCGGCGCGGGCGGCATCGCCTACGGCCTGCGCACCGTGCCGGTCGCCGAGGACATCGCCCGCCGCGTCGCCCGGCTCGCCCCCGACGCCTGGGTCATCAACTTCACCAACCCCGCCGGACTGGTCACCGAGGCCATGTCCCGCCACCTCGGCGACCGCGTCATCGGCATCTGCGACTCACCGGTCGGCCTCGGCCGCCGTATCGCCCGCGTGCTCGGGGTGAACAACCCCGCCGAGGCGTGGATCGACTACGTCGGCCTCAACCACCTCGGCTGGGTCCGCGGCCTGCGCGTGGCCGGGCGGGACGAACTCCCGCGGCTGCTCGCCGACCCCGAACTGCTCGGCTCCTTCGAGGAGGGCAAGCTGTTCGGCACCGACTGGCTGCGCTCCCTCGGCGCCATCCCCAACGAGTACCTGCACTACTACTACTTCAACCGGGAGGCCGTACGCGCCTACCAGGAGGCCGAGCGCACCCGCGGCGCCTTCCTGCGCGACCAGCAGGCCGGCTTCTACGACCGGCTGCGCGACCCGGACGCCCCCGCCCTGGAGATCTGGGACCGCACCCGCGCCGAGCGCGAGGCCACCTACATGTCCGAGAACCGGGAGACCGCCGGCGCCGGCGAACGCGACGCCGACGACCTGTCCGGCGGCTACGAGAAGGTGGCGCTGGCGCTGATGCGGGCCATCGCCCGCGACGAACGCACCACCCTGATCCTCAACGTCCGCAACCGGCACACCCTGTCGGTGCTCGACACCGACGCCGTCATCGAGGTGCCCTGCCTGGTCGACGCCAACGGCGCCCACCCGGTCGCCGTCGCCCCGCTGCCCGACCACGCCACCGGGCTCGTCTGCTCGGTCAAGGCCGTCGAACGCGAGGTGCTGGCCGCCGCCGAGTCCGGCTCGCGCACCACCGCCGTCAAGGCGTTCGCGCTGCATCCGCTGGTCGACTCGGTCGGCGTGGCCCGCCGGCTGGTCGAGGGCTACACCTCCGTCCACCCCGGTCTCGCCTACCTCACCTGA
- a CDS encoding 4'-phosphopantetheinyl transferase family protein: protein MIEDLLPPATVSVEAYGDEEHPPLFPEEEAVVARAVPKRRREFAAVRGCARRAMEKLGVPPRAVLPGERGAPGWPPGLIGSMTHCDGYAAAALARAGDLASLGIDAETHEPLPDGVLDAVALPAEAERLRLLAATHPSVHWDRLLFSAKESVYKAWFPLTGKWLDFSEADIAVLAGDGDPPGGLFSARLLVPGPVVGGRRLDRFEGRWTVGRGLVATAVSVPHT, encoded by the coding sequence TTGATCGAGGACCTGCTGCCACCGGCCACCGTGAGCGTCGAGGCGTACGGCGACGAGGAGCACCCGCCGCTCTTCCCCGAGGAGGAGGCGGTCGTGGCCCGGGCGGTGCCCAAGCGGCGCCGCGAGTTCGCCGCCGTACGCGGCTGCGCGCGCCGCGCCATGGAGAAGCTCGGGGTGCCCCCGCGGGCCGTGCTGCCGGGCGAGCGCGGCGCCCCCGGCTGGCCGCCCGGCCTGATCGGCAGCATGACCCACTGCGACGGGTACGCCGCCGCCGCGCTGGCCCGCGCCGGCGACCTGGCGTCGCTCGGCATCGACGCGGAGACCCACGAGCCGCTCCCGGACGGGGTGCTGGACGCCGTCGCGCTGCCCGCCGAGGCGGAGCGGCTGCGGCTGCTGGCGGCCACACACCCCTCGGTCCACTGGGACCGGCTCCTGTTCAGCGCCAAGGAGTCCGTCTACAAGGCGTGGTTCCCCCTCACCGGGAAGTGGCTGGACTTCTCCGAGGCCGACATCGCCGTCCTCGCCGGTGACGGCGATCCGCCCGGCGGCCTGTTCAGCGCCCGGCTGCTCGTGCCCGGCCCGGTGGTCGGCGGGCGCCGGCTCGACCGGTTCGAGGGGCGCTGGACGGTCGGGCGGGGGCTGGTGGCGACCGCCGTGAGCGTGCCGCACACCTGA
- a CDS encoding ATP-grasp domain-containing protein, whose translation MVSRVRVWLNRTYAENVFFMDQLRRNPSDRAVEIHATHGDADSPVLAAADTAELEPEGLSPAGYVEYALAQCRRRGIDVFVPRLHQAAIVAHRAEFEAAGTALLAPPPEAVAVFQDKVIAYEAVQAIGVPVPPWFRVRDADELLAAVEELEAGGHRACFKPASGAGGVGFRMITRSPFSLTHLSGFPSPYVQLDLVLDALRRTEEPVDWLVMPRLEQPEVSVDCLTGPDNRVRLAIGRVKNGRRRGFTLQEQWLEPARLVAEGFGLHHLSNIQFRMFGDTPVLMDVNTRPAGGLHQLSLCGVNVPWLAVRLALGEDPGVVTPPFLGQDYTVVAGPRPLRPVSIPQQRNEPETPLLPAVPAPAQSGSVGTGAALPL comes from the coding sequence ATGGTCTCTCGCGTACGCGTCTGGCTCAACCGCACGTACGCGGAGAACGTGTTCTTCATGGATCAGCTCCGCAGAAATCCCAGCGACCGGGCGGTGGAGATCCATGCGACGCACGGGGACGCCGACTCCCCCGTGCTGGCCGCCGCCGACACGGCGGAGCTGGAGCCCGAGGGCCTGTCCCCCGCCGGGTACGTGGAGTACGCCCTCGCGCAGTGCCGGCGCCGCGGGATCGACGTCTTCGTGCCCCGGCTGCACCAGGCGGCGATCGTCGCGCACCGCGCGGAGTTCGAGGCGGCCGGTACGGCGCTGCTGGCGCCGCCGCCCGAGGCCGTGGCCGTCTTCCAGGACAAGGTGATCGCGTACGAGGCCGTGCAGGCGATCGGTGTGCCGGTGCCGCCGTGGTTCCGGGTCCGTGACGCGGACGAACTGCTCGCCGCCGTCGAGGAGTTGGAGGCGGGTGGACACCGGGCGTGCTTCAAGCCGGCGTCCGGCGCGGGCGGGGTCGGCTTCCGGATGATCACCCGCTCGCCGTTCTCGCTGACGCACCTCAGCGGCTTCCCGTCGCCCTACGTCCAGCTCGACCTGGTCCTGGACGCGCTGCGGCGGACCGAGGAGCCGGTGGACTGGCTGGTGATGCCGCGCCTGGAGCAGCCGGAGGTGTCGGTGGACTGCCTCACCGGCCCGGACAACCGGGTGCGGCTGGCGATCGGCCGGGTCAAGAACGGGCGCCGGCGCGGGTTCACGCTCCAGGAGCAGTGGCTGGAGCCGGCGCGGCTGGTCGCGGAGGGCTTCGGGCTGCACCACCTGTCCAACATCCAGTTCCGGATGTTCGGCGACACCCCGGTCCTGATGGACGTCAACACCCGTCCGGCGGGCGGTCTGCACCAGCTGTCGCTGTGCGGGGTGAACGTGCCGTGGCTCGCCGTGCGGCTGGCGCTCGGCGAGGACCCGGGCGTCGTCACCCCGCCGTTCCTGGGGCAGGACTACACGGTGGTCGCGGGTCCGCGTCCGCTGCGCCCGGTGTCGATCCCGCAGCAGCGCAACGAGCCGGAGACGCCCCTGCTCCCGGCGGTGCCCGCACCGGCACAGTCCGGCTCGGTCGGGACCGGTGCGGCCCTGCCCCTGTAG
- a CDS encoding alpha-mannosidase, with protein MHDERRRIEERVERVHTQRVKPAIYAATVPFEVEAWQAPGEPVPFEEAAAAPYTPFATGTPWGPPWGTTWFRMRGQVPAEWAGRRVEAVIDLGFVGDWPGNQAEGLVHLADGRPLKAVNPLNQYVPVGNPVAGGEDVHYLVEAASNPDILADGFAHPTPLGDVLTAGDRPLYTFRRADLAVLDEEVWHLDLDLAVLRELMVHLGEHEPRRHEILHALDRAMDTLDLDDVSGSAPAVREVLAPVLAKPAHASAHTISGVGHAHIDSAWLWPIRETKRKTSRTFSNVTSLADEYEEFVFACSQAQQYEWVRDHYPHVWARIQESVKKGQWAPVGGMWVEADGNLPGGEALARQLIHGKRFFIEHFGVETKGVWLPDSFGYTAAYPQLAKLAGNEWFLTQKISWNQTNKFPHHTFWWEGIDGTRIFTHFPPVDTYNACFSGEEMDRAVRNYQEKGGGTRSLAPFGWGDGGGGPTREIMERARRLADLEGSPKVVVEHPDAFFAKARAEYEDAPVWNGELYLELHRATYTSQARTKQGNRRSEHLLREAELWATTAALHAPGYTYPYERLDRLWKTVLLHQFHDILPGSSIAWVHREAEAEYARVARELEELTAEAVAALGGGGARVFNTSPFDRTEVVRTPDGTPAYVTVPANGSAPLAATEPEAPVTVSGRVLDNGLVRVEVAEDGTMASVFDLRANREVLAGAGNLLRLHTDLPNYWDAWDIDKHYRNRYRELRDTESVTVVEDGPLVAAIRVTRAFGQGSTITQTITLRAGSPRIDFATEIDWHEAEKILKAGFPVDIRAPHSSAEIQFGHVQRPTHTNTTWEAARFEVSGHRWVHLAEPGYGVAVVNDSTYGHDVTRTVREDGGTTTRVGLSLVRAPRVPDPEADQGTHRLTYALLPGASIEDAVAEGYALNLPLRVADAAGAPAPVVSVDGDGVTVEAVKLADDRSGDVVVRLYESRGGRARAVLRTGFPLAGAEITDLLERPLEPVAVDGGVPVSLRPFQVLTLRLRRAAGS; from the coding sequence ATGCACGACGAACGCCGCCGGATCGAGGAGCGCGTCGAGCGCGTCCACACCCAGCGCGTCAAGCCCGCGATCTACGCCGCCACCGTCCCGTTCGAGGTCGAGGCCTGGCAGGCCCCGGGCGAGCCGGTCCCCTTCGAGGAGGCGGCGGCCGCCCCCTACACGCCCTTCGCGACGGGCACCCCGTGGGGCCCGCCGTGGGGCACCACCTGGTTCCGGATGCGCGGGCAGGTGCCCGCCGAGTGGGCCGGGCGGCGCGTCGAGGCGGTCATCGACCTCGGCTTCGTCGGCGACTGGCCCGGCAACCAGGCCGAGGGCCTCGTGCACCTCGCCGACGGCCGCCCCCTGAAGGCCGTCAACCCGCTCAACCAGTACGTGCCCGTCGGCAACCCCGTGGCGGGCGGCGAGGACGTCCACTACCTGGTCGAGGCCGCCTCCAACCCGGACATCCTGGCCGACGGCTTCGCCCACCCCACCCCGCTCGGCGACGTCCTCACCGCCGGCGACCGGCCGCTCTACACCTTCCGGCGCGCCGACCTCGCCGTCCTCGACGAGGAGGTCTGGCACCTCGACCTCGACCTCGCGGTGCTGCGCGAACTCATGGTGCACCTCGGCGAGCACGAGCCGCGCCGGCACGAGATCCTGCACGCCCTCGACCGCGCCATGGACACCCTCGACCTCGACGACGTCTCCGGCAGCGCCCCCGCCGTCCGCGAAGTGCTCGCGCCCGTCCTCGCCAAGCCCGCCCACGCCAGCGCGCACACCATCTCCGGCGTCGGGCACGCCCACATCGACTCCGCCTGGCTCTGGCCCATCCGCGAGACCAAGCGCAAGACGTCCCGCACCTTCTCCAACGTCACGTCGCTGGCCGACGAGTACGAGGAGTTCGTCTTCGCCTGCTCGCAGGCCCAGCAGTACGAGTGGGTGCGCGACCACTACCCGCACGTGTGGGCCCGGATCCAGGAGTCGGTGAAGAAGGGGCAGTGGGCGCCGGTCGGCGGCATGTGGGTCGAGGCCGACGGCAACCTGCCCGGCGGCGAGGCGCTCGCCCGCCAGCTGATCCACGGCAAGCGGTTCTTCATCGAGCACTTCGGCGTCGAGACCAAGGGCGTCTGGCTGCCGGACTCCTTCGGCTACACCGCCGCCTACCCGCAGCTCGCCAAGCTCGCCGGCAACGAGTGGTTCCTCACCCAGAAGATCTCCTGGAACCAGACGAACAAGTTCCCCCACCACACCTTCTGGTGGGAGGGCATCGACGGCACCCGCATCTTCACGCACTTCCCGCCCGTCGACACCTACAACGCCTGCTTCAGCGGCGAGGAGATGGACCGCGCCGTCCGCAACTACCAGGAGAAGGGCGGCGGTACGCGCTCCCTCGCCCCGTTCGGCTGGGGCGACGGCGGCGGCGGCCCCACCCGCGAGATCATGGAACGCGCCCGCCGGCTCGCCGACCTGGAGGGCTCACCGAAGGTCGTCGTCGAGCACCCGGACGCGTTCTTCGCCAAGGCCCGCGCCGAGTACGAGGACGCCCCCGTCTGGAACGGCGAGCTCTACCTGGAGCTGCACCGCGCCACCTACACCTCCCAGGCCCGCACCAAGCAGGGCAACCGGCGCAGCGAACACCTGCTGCGCGAGGCCGAGTTGTGGGCGACGACGGCCGCGCTCCACGCGCCGGGCTACACCTACCCGTACGAGAGGCTGGACCGGCTGTGGAAGACGGTCCTGCTGCACCAGTTCCACGACATCCTGCCGGGCTCCTCGATCGCCTGGGTGCACCGCGAGGCCGAGGCCGAGTACGCCCGGGTCGCCCGCGAGCTGGAGGAGCTGACCGCCGAGGCGGTGGCCGCGCTCGGCGGCGGAGGGGCCCGCGTCTTCAACACCAGCCCGTTCGACCGTACCGAGGTCGTCCGCACCCCCGACGGCACCCCCGCCTACGTCACCGTCCCCGCGAACGGCAGCGCGCCCCTCGCCGCCACCGAGCCCGAGGCACCCGTCACCGTCTCCGGACGCGTCCTCGACAACGGACTGGTCCGCGTCGAGGTCGCCGAGGACGGCACTATGGCCTCGGTGTTCGACCTGCGGGCGAACCGCGAGGTGCTCGCCGGCGCCGGCAACCTGCTGCGCCTGCACACCGACCTGCCCAACTACTGGGACGCCTGGGACATCGACAAGCACTACCGCAACCGCTACCGCGAGCTGCGCGACACCGAGTCGGTCACCGTCGTCGAGGACGGCCCGCTCGTCGCCGCGATCCGGGTCACCCGCGCCTTCGGCCAGGGCTCCACGATCACCCAGACGATCACGCTGCGGGCCGGCAGCCCCCGGATCGACTTCGCCACCGAGATCGACTGGCACGAGGCCGAGAAGATCCTCAAGGCCGGCTTCCCGGTGGACATCCGCGCCCCGCACTCGTCGGCCGAGATCCAGTTCGGGCACGTCCAGCGCCCCACCCACACCAACACCACCTGGGAGGCGGCCCGTTTCGAGGTCTCGGGGCACCGCTGGGTGCACCTGGCCGAGCCCGGCTACGGAGTCGCCGTCGTCAACGACTCCACGTACGGCCACGATGTGACCCGCACGGTCCGCGAGGACGGCGGCACGACGACCCGGGTCGGCCTCAGCCTGGTCCGCGCCCCCCGCGTCCCCGACCCCGAGGCCGACCAGGGCACCCACCGGCTCACCTACGCGCTGCTGCCCGGCGCGAGCATCGAGGACGCCGTCGCCGAGGGCTACGCCCTCAATCTGCCGCTGCGGGTGGCCGACGCCGCGGGCGCACCCGCGCCCGTCGTGTCCGTCGACGGCGACGGGGTGACGGTCGAGGCCGTCAAGCTGGCCGACGACCGCTCCGGCGACGTCGTCGTACGCCTCTACGAGTCCCGGGGCGGACGGGCGCGGGCCGTGCTGCGCACCGGGTTCCCGCTGGCCGGTGCCGAGATCACCGACCTGCTGGAACGGCCGCTGGAACCGGTCGCCGTGGACGGCGGGGTGCCGGTCTCGCTGCGCCCCTTCCAGGTGCTGACCCTGCGTCTGCGGCGCGCCGCGGGGAGCTGA
- a CDS encoding carbohydrate binding domain-containing protein, producing MRNRPLARLRRRFLALVGTAALAVAGAVALPGTAHAANVLANPGFESGGLSPWSCTGNLGSVVSSPVHGGSKALSGAASASDNARCSQSVAVQPNTTYSLSGWVRGSYVYLGVDGGASTWTSSPSAYAKLSLTFTTGASQTSATVYLHGWYGQGTYQADDISLDGPGGGGSDGQAPSAPGNLRSTGKSSTSVSLAWNASTDNVGVTGYDVFRGSTQVLSVSGTSATVGGLSPSTAYTFTVKARDAAGNVSAASNSVSVTTDSGGGGGTGFKQAAPYLYLGWGDPPSATSVMSATGIKWYTLAFILSSGGCNPSWDGQRALTGGNDQSVINSIRAAGGDVVPSIGGWSGNKLGPNCSTAEALAGAYQKVIDAYGLKAIDVDIENTDEFENATVQDRILNALKIVKANNPGLRTIITFGTSTTGPTYWGNRLIEQAKALNAGIDVFTIMPFDFGGGADMYGSTVSAAEGLKTKLRSTFGWDDATAYAHLGISGMNGLSDQQELTSPGTWTQIRDWANSRHIARLAFWSVNRDRPCAGGGVTSNCSGISQNTWQFTSITAGFTG from the coding sequence GTGCGCAACCGACCTCTCGCACGGCTCAGACGCCGTTTCCTCGCCCTCGTCGGCACGGCGGCCCTCGCGGTCGCCGGGGCCGTCGCCCTGCCCGGCACCGCTCACGCGGCCAACGTCCTGGCCAACCCCGGCTTCGAGTCGGGCGGACTCTCCCCGTGGTCCTGCACCGGCAACCTCGGCTCCGTCGTCTCCTCACCCGTGCACGGCGGCTCCAAGGCGCTGTCCGGGGCGGCGAGCGCGAGCGACAACGCCCGCTGCTCGCAGAGCGTCGCCGTGCAGCCGAACACGACGTACTCCCTCAGCGGCTGGGTGCGCGGCTCCTACGTCTACCTCGGCGTGGACGGCGGTGCCTCCACCTGGACGTCGTCGCCGTCGGCGTACGCCAAGCTGTCGCTCACCTTCACGACCGGCGCCTCGCAGACCAGCGCCACGGTGTATCTGCACGGCTGGTACGGGCAGGGCACCTACCAGGCCGACGACATCAGCCTCGACGGGCCCGGAGGCGGCGGCTCGGACGGGCAGGCGCCGAGCGCCCCCGGCAATCTGCGCTCCACCGGCAAGTCCTCGACGAGTGTGTCGCTGGCCTGGAACGCCTCGACCGACAACGTCGGCGTGACCGGCTACGACGTGTTCCGCGGCTCGACCCAGGTGCTCAGCGTATCCGGGACGAGCGCCACGGTCGGCGGCCTGTCGCCCAGCACCGCCTACACGTTCACGGTGAAGGCACGGGACGCGGCCGGGAACGTCTCCGCGGCCTCCAACTCCGTCTCGGTCACGACCGATTCGGGCGGCGGGGGCGGCACCGGCTTCAAGCAGGCCGCGCCCTATCTGTACCTCGGCTGGGGCGATCCGCCGAGCGCCACCTCGGTGATGAGCGCGACCGGGATCAAGTGGTACACCCTGGCGTTCATCCTGTCCTCCGGCGGCTGCAACCCCTCCTGGGACGGGCAGCGGGCGCTGACCGGCGGCAACGACCAGAGCGTCATCAACTCCATCCGGGCCGCCGGCGGTGACGTCGTCCCGTCGATCGGCGGCTGGAGCGGCAACAAGCTCGGGCCGAACTGCTCGACCGCCGAGGCGCTGGCGGGCGCGTACCAGAAGGTCATCGACGCCTACGGGCTGAAGGCGATCGACGTCGACATCGAGAACACCGACGAGTTCGAGAACGCGACCGTGCAGGACCGGATCCTGAACGCCCTGAAGATCGTCAAGGCGAACAACCCGGGTCTGCGGACGATCATCACCTTCGGCACCTCCACCACCGGGCCGACCTACTGGGGCAACCGGCTGATCGAGCAGGCCAAGGCGCTGAACGCGGGCATCGACGTCTTCACGATCATGCCGTTCGACTTCGGCGGCGGCGCCGACATGTACGGCAGCACCGTGAGCGCGGCCGAGGGCCTGAAGACCAAGCTGAGGTCGACGTTCGGCTGGGACGACGCCACCGCCTACGCGCACCTCGGCATCTCCGGCATGAACGGCCTCTCCGACCAGCAGGAGCTCACCTCGCCCGGGACCTGGACGCAGATCCGGGACTGGGCGAACTCCCGGCACATCGCCCGGCTGGCCTTCTGGTCGGTCAACCGCGACCGGCCCTGCGCGGGCGGCGGAGTGACGAGCAACTGCTCCGGAATCAGCCAGAACACCTGGCAGTTCACGTCCATCACGGCCGGCTTCACCGGCTGA